In Neisseria animalis, a single window of DNA contains:
- a CDS encoding Maf family protein produces the protein MNTLYLASGSPRRREILENLGYTVIRIPAEIDETPSANEPAADYVQRMAREKNAAAVAQWFCGHDAPPDCPILTADTTVAHQNHILGKPEHAGHAAEILSLLSGTTHQVFTAVCVYWQGETRAVLQQSDVRFKTLSAAEIQAYTDSGEPMDKAGAYGIQGLGGVFVEHLQGSFTGVMGLPVFETAELLRGFGLAVPPFAKAV, from the coding sequence ATGAATACACTCTACCTCGCTTCCGGCAGCCCGCGCCGCCGTGAGATTTTGGAAAACTTAGGCTATACCGTCATCCGCATTCCCGCCGAGATCGATGAAACGCCGTCTGCAAACGAACCTGCCGCCGATTATGTGCAACGCATGGCGCGGGAGAAAAACGCCGCCGCCGTCGCGCAATGGTTTTGCGGACACGATGCGCCGCCCGACTGTCCGATATTGACCGCCGACACCACCGTCGCCCATCAAAACCATATCCTCGGCAAACCGGAACATGCCGGACATGCCGCCGAAATCTTGTCGCTGCTTTCGGGGACGACACATCAGGTATTCACCGCCGTTTGCGTGTATTGGCAGGGCGAAACCCGCGCCGTATTGCAGCAGAGCGATGTGCGCTTTAAAACTTTGTCGGCAGCCGAAATCCAAGCCTATACCGACAGCGGCGAGCCGATGGACAAAGCGGGCGCATACGGCATCCAAGGCTTGGGCGGCGTGTTTGTCGAACATTTGCAGGGCAGCTTTACCGGCGTGATGGGTTTGCCGGTGTTTGAAACTGCGGAGCTTTTACGCGGCTTCGGTTTGGCTGTGCCGCCGTTTGCAAAGGCCGTCTGA
- the rsmA gene encoding 16S rRNA (adenine(1518)-N(6)/adenine(1519)-N(6))-dimethyltransferase RsmA, with protein MKEHKARKRFGQNFLQDTRIISDIVNAVRPQPDDIVIEIGPGLAAITGPLAGKLNRLHVCEIDRDIVKRLKTLPFADKLVIHEGDVLQFDFNSVAGKKKIVGNLPYNISTPLLFRLADVADDVTDMHFMLQKEVVERMVAAPKTNDYGRLGVMLQYFFDMEMLIEVPPESFDPAPKVDSAVVRMIPVKHRIGEAADFGHFSKLVKAAFHQRRKTIRNNLKDIASDDDLQAVGISPQDRAEHIAPELYVKLSNYLVQKAV; from the coding sequence ATGAAAGAACACAAAGCCCGGAAGCGTTTCGGGCAGAATTTTTTGCAGGATACGCGCATCATCAGCGATATCGTCAACGCCGTGCGCCCGCAGCCCGACGATATAGTTATCGAAATCGGTCCGGGCTTGGCGGCGATTACCGGGCCGTTGGCAGGAAAGCTCAACCGGCTGCATGTGTGCGAAATCGACCGCGATATTGTCAAGCGTTTGAAAACGCTGCCGTTTGCCGATAAATTGGTGATACACGAAGGCGATGTCTTGCAATTCGATTTCAACAGCGTTGCCGGTAAGAAAAAAATCGTCGGCAATCTGCCTTACAATATTTCCACGCCGCTTTTGTTCCGTTTGGCCGATGTTGCCGACGATGTAACCGATATGCACTTTATGTTGCAGAAAGAAGTGGTCGAACGCATGGTGGCCGCGCCGAAAACCAACGACTACGGCCGTTTGGGCGTGATGCTGCAATATTTTTTCGACATGGAAATGCTGATTGAAGTGCCGCCCGAGTCTTTCGACCCCGCACCGAAAGTCGATTCCGCCGTGGTGCGTATGATTCCGGTGAAACACCGCATCGGCGAAGCTGCGGATTTCGGGCATTTTTCCAAGCTGGTCAAAGCCGCCTTCCACCAACGCCGCAAAACCATCCGCAATAATTTGAAAGACATCGCCTCCGACGACGATTTGCAGGCCGTCGGCATCAGCCCGCAAGACCGTGCCGAACACATCGCGCCGGAACTGTATGTAAAACTGAGCAATTATCTGGTGCAAAAGGCCGTCTGA
- a CDS encoding amino acid ABC transporter ATP-binding protein has protein sequence MIKFKNVHKHFKDLHVINGVNLEVKQGEVVVVCGPSGSGKSTLIRTVNQLESIESGEIWVDGINVADPKTDLNKVREEVGFVFQSFNLYPHLTVLENIILSPMKVKGQSREQAEAKAMELLERVGLAHKKDALPSQLSGGQQQRVAIARGLAMEPRVMLFDEPTSALDPEMVGEVLKVMKDLALSGMTMMCVTHEMGFAREVADRVIFVDHGQIIEEAPPEEFFTHPKHERAKQFLQQVMTH, from the coding sequence ATGATTAAATTCAAAAACGTACATAAACATTTTAAAGACCTGCACGTCATCAACGGCGTGAATTTGGAAGTGAAGCAAGGCGAAGTGGTGGTGGTATGCGGGCCTTCGGGCAGCGGCAAATCCACGCTGATCCGCACGGTCAACCAGCTCGAATCCATCGAAAGCGGCGAAATCTGGGTGGACGGCATCAACGTTGCCGACCCCAAAACCGATTTGAACAAAGTACGCGAAGAGGTCGGCTTTGTCTTCCAAAGTTTCAACCTTTATCCGCACCTGACCGTCTTGGAGAACATCATCCTTTCGCCGATGAAAGTCAAGGGACAAAGCCGCGAACAAGCCGAGGCCAAAGCGATGGAATTGTTGGAGCGCGTCGGCTTGGCACACAAAAAAGACGCGCTGCCGAGCCAGCTTTCCGGCGGCCAGCAGCAGCGCGTAGCGATTGCCCGCGGCTTGGCAATGGAGCCGCGCGTGATGCTGTTTGACGAACCGACTTCCGCACTCGATCCTGAAATGGTCGGCGAAGTGTTGAAAGTGATGAAGGATTTGGCACTCAGCGGCATGACCATGATGTGCGTTACCCACGAAATGGGTTTTGCCCGCGAAGTGGCCGACCGCGTGATTTTCGTCGATCACGGCCAAATCATCGAAGAAGCACCGCCGGAAGAGTTTTTCACCCATCCGAAACACGAGCGAGCCAAACAGTTTTTACAGCAGGTGATGACGCATTAA
- a CDS encoding protein YgfX has protein sequence MPAPDSQHTYPPFAVRLRPSHFLRCASAVLHMTAAAICLTCFYGIMMWAGLAALSFSAFHAWRVTGLKHTGSVHKIAVNPQLRAAIFIGQNQTAWEAILLDSSTVTANALFLHWDTGSRKIWHAVLPDMADDESYRRLRVWVRWCQTKDNTAPLPSAKDDFPMP, from the coding sequence ATGCCTGCGCCGGATTCACAGCATACCTATCCGCCTTTTGCCGTTAGACTGCGCCCTTCGCATTTTTTGAGGTGCGCGTCAGCCGTCCTGCACATGACCGCTGCGGCCATCTGCCTGACCTGCTTCTACGGCATAATGATGTGGGCGGGTTTGGCGGCATTATCGTTCAGTGCATTTCATGCTTGGCGCGTAACCGGATTGAAACATACCGGATCCGTACATAAAATTGCCGTCAACCCGCAACTTCGCGCCGCAATTTTTATCGGGCAAAATCAGACGGCATGGGAAGCAATATTGCTGGATTCCAGTACCGTTACCGCAAATGCCCTGTTTCTGCATTGGGATACGGGCAGCCGCAAAATATGGCATGCCGTACTGCCCGATATGGCTGATGACGAAAGCTACCGCCGCCTGCGCGTATGGGTGCGTTGGTGCCAAACCAAAGACAATACGGCACCGTTGCCGTCTGCAAAAGACGATTTTCCCATGCCGTAG
- the folC gene encoding bifunctional tetrahydrofolate synthase/dihydrofolate synthase, with protein MKTLQDWLSHLETAHSGGPIDMGLERIGAVKERMNLNPQCPVVAVAGTNGKGSVCAYLSHIYAQAGYKVGTLTSPHLLRFNERIAVNTRPVSDEAIIASFERIEAARGDISLTYFEFNTLAAVDIFIRENVDVMVLEVGLGGRLDAVNAFDADCAVVTSIDLDHQAFLGDTVEKVGFEKAGIFRAGKPAVCGQNPPPQSLLGHAEATGTPLLLIKRDFDFIPFENVQWSYRYHPHFADGLKRNRNALPLPALRGAYQTANAACALTVLEVLHDQLPTDIGAVKRGLVLVENPGRFQVLPGRPLTVLDVGHNPHAARALRRSLINLAFAQNRTAVFSMLADKDIDSVLETVKDQFDEWHIAPLDVPRGMSIDALQEKLAAHGITRFRIFDNIQTAYQAALAKSGENDRIVVFGSFHTVAEVMAALAS; from the coding sequence ATGAAAACACTTCAAGACTGGCTTTCCCATTTAGAAACCGCCCATAGCGGCGGCCCGATTGATATGGGTTTGGAACGGATTGGCGCAGTTAAAGAACGCATGAACCTCAATCCGCAATGCCCCGTCGTCGCGGTTGCCGGAACCAACGGTAAAGGCTCGGTATGTGCTTATCTGTCGCATATCTATGCACAGGCAGGCTACAAAGTCGGCACATTAACCAGCCCCCATCTGCTGCGCTTCAACGAACGCATTGCCGTTAATACCCGACCCGTTTCCGATGAGGCGATTATTGCTTCGTTCGAGCGCATCGAAGCCGCGCGCGGCGATATTTCGCTGACCTATTTTGAATTTAATACACTGGCGGCCGTCGATATTTTTATCCGCGAAAATGTGGACGTGATGGTGTTGGAAGTCGGATTGGGCGGCAGGTTGGATGCAGTGAACGCATTTGATGCCGATTGCGCCGTCGTTACCAGCATCGATTTGGATCATCAAGCCTTTTTGGGCGACACCGTAGAAAAAGTCGGTTTTGAAAAAGCAGGCATTTTCCGTGCGGGCAAACCGGCAGTGTGCGGGCAAAATCCCCCGCCCCAATCCCTGCTCGGACACGCCGAAGCAACCGGTACGCCCCTGCTGCTGATTAAGCGCGATTTCGACTTTATCCCGTTTGAAAACGTACAGTGGAGTTACCGTTACCACCCCCATTTTGCAGACGGCCTCAAGCGCAACCGCAACGCCCTGCCCTTACCGGCATTGCGCGGCGCGTACCAAACCGCCAATGCCGCCTGTGCGCTGACTGTTTTGGAAGTATTGCACGACCAACTGCCCACAGACATCGGTGCCGTCAAGCGCGGCTTGGTACTGGTGGAAAATCCCGGGCGTTTCCAAGTATTGCCCGGCCGGCCGCTGACCGTACTCGATGTCGGCCACAACCCTCATGCCGCCCGCGCCCTGCGCCGCAGCCTGATTAATCTTGCCTTTGCCCAAAACCGCACCGCAGTTTTCAGTATGCTGGCCGACAAAGACATCGACAGCGTACTGGAAACCGTGAAAGACCAGTTTGACGAATGGCATATCGCCCCGCTCGACGTACCGCGCGGCATGAGCATCGACGCTTTACAGGAAAAACTTGCAGCACACGGCATCACACGCTTCCGTATTTTCGACAATATACAGACGGCCTATCAAGCTGCTTTGGCGAAATCCGGCGAAAATGATAGAATTGTCGTATTCGGCTCATTCCACACCGTAGCCGAAGTCATGGCGGCGTTGGCATCATAA